The genome window TTAGGCATACCTAATGTAATACAGGCTGATAAAAATAAAGCAATGGCATTCAAGTAAATTGCCATAGTAGGCGTTCCAATCGTAAACAGCAGTCCTGCAATGGCTGGACCGGTTATGAATGCACCAGAATCAAGTAGGCTACGAAGCGAGTTAAAACGTTTTCTTTGTTCAATTGGTATCAATTTCGTAATGTAGGTCATGGAAGTCGGATGATACATAGAGCTAGCTATTGTAATAACAAAGACCAAGAAATAAATCCAAGTTAAAGTAGAAAAGAAAGGTAGTATGACAATTAGTAAAGATTGAAAGATATTGAGCACAATCATGAGATATTTTTTATTTAAACGATCTATCAAACTACCGGACCAAAAATTGGCGAAAAGTGTAGATGACGCTCTAACGATATATAAGCCAGATACAGCTAGAGCTGATCCTGTGAGATTTAAGACAATAAGATTTAAAGTTATAAAATATATCCAGCTTCCAACGCTGGAAACGCCAATACTAAACAATAATATAGCCGGATAACGCCACGCTTCTATTAATTTATTCATGCTCATATAAATTCCTCCTTGTAGTCATTACAAGTAACTAAACAAAAAAATCCCACCCCCAAGACGATTTGTCTTAGGGACGAGATTGTGGAATTTATATTCACGCGGTGCCACCCTAGTTTACTATTATGTCACCATAATAGCCTTTTCAGTACGGCATAAACACTTATGCGTATACTGTTACTCTGTAACGGGAGTTCCCGTCGCACCATCATTCAACTAGAAATCCAATGCGCTACTCAGAGGCTTGTTTCAATAATTCGTTCTTACTCGTTTTCAGCAACCCGAGCTCTCTGGGAAGAACAGCCTTATTTACTCTTCTCTTCAATGTATTTTTGATAGTGTAGCATAATTATTCTTTGCAGAAAAGTCTTTTTTCTGTTTATTTCGAAAGTTTGGTCAAAGCTTTTTTTCTAAGCGATATTCTTTTTACGATCGTATAAGCCAAATAGGGACTACCCTAAGTGTTTGAGTCACTTTTAGGGCAATCCCTTGAATAAAAGCTTATTTAGTAGGCTCAACGATGATGCCATCATAAGCTGCTTTATAAATAGTGTATATATCCGCTTTTGAAAGTGGCATCGGACTTCGAGCCAAAATACGTCGTTGCTCGATACCATCGTTTGTTAAACCTTCTAATGCTTCTTTTGGAATATTAAACCCTTTGAGGGAAGAAGGTATATTTACATCTTCAACAAGACGTTTTAATTCTGCTACACATTTATAGGATGCCTCTTCTTGTGAAAGGTTTGTAGAGCTAAACCCCATGGCATCATATATGTCCTTCATTCGTTTTTCACAGCTTTGACGAATATATCCCATTACATAAGGTAGTAATACGGCATTAGAGTCCCCATGTGCCAGGTGGAATTGACCACCTAAAGGATAGGCTAGTGCATGTACACCTGCGACACCTGCATTGAAGAACGCTAAACCAGCGAGGTAGCTACCATAGCTCATGTCAATACGCGCCTGTTTATCATCACCATGTGCAACAGCTGTACGAATAGAATTACTAATAAGACGGATGGCCTGTAATGCTAAAGCGTCTGAAACAGGGCTAGCATTTTTTGAAATATAAGCCTCTACGGCATGAGTAAGGGCATCGACTCCAGTAGCTGCGGTTACTTTTGGTGGCAGAGAGATTGTCAATGCAGGATCGACAATTGCCACATCTGCAAGGAGATTGTCATGTGTTACAACGTCCTTTGTCGTCTCTAACGACAGCACAGAGATATTAGTGATTTCTGAGCCAGTTCCTGAGGTTGTAGGAATTAACACAGTTGGCAGTCCTTTTTCTGTAATTTGAAGAGTACCAGTTAGATTTAGGTAATCTGCAACATTCCCTTTATGTGTAGCAAGGACTCCAGCTAATTTCGCTAAGTCTAGTGCGCTTCCTCCGCCGACACCAATGACCATATCAAATTGATTGTCACGAGTATAGGCTACTAATTTTTCTCCAATAGCTAATGGGGGCTCTGGTACAACATCTGTATAAATCTCTGTTTTATATCCTGCTTGTTGTAAAGGATTAACAACCTGATTAGTTAAACCAATATCCTTTAAAAAAGGGTCTGTAACGATTAAGATTTTTTCGGCATTGAAGCGTTTTATTTCTTCTAATAAATGAGATAATGCACCCCAGCCTGTATAGCTAATAGGGGCAAAGGTAATTTTTTCAGACATAGTTGTCCAACTCCTTATTGTTGATTCCAGACGACAAGTTTAGTTTCTGTCATTTCGTGAATTGCATATTTTAAGCCTTCCTTACCTGTACCGCTTTGCTTAACACCACCATAGGGCATTTGATCAACGCGATAGGTAGGAATGTCATTAATGATAACTCCACCAACCTCTAGCTGCTTTGAAGCGGTAAACGCAGTTTGAATATCCTTAGTAAAAATACCTGCTTGTAAGCCAAAATTAGAATCGTTTATAGCTAAAATACCTTCTTCAATAGAAGCGATGCGATTTACAATAACAATAGGTGCGAATACTTCCTGACAGGAAACCTTTAAGTTTGATGCAACATTCGTTAAAATAGTCGGCATAAATACGCCGTTCTCAATTTGACCGCCTGTCACAATCTCAGCGCCATTTTGAACAGCCTCCTGTACCCAATTTAAAGCCCGTTCTTGTTCGTTTGGATGAATCATGGCAGAAATATCTGTATTTTGTTCGAGCGGGTCGCCTATGATTAATTCCTTCGTAAGAGCAGAGAACTTGTCGATAAATTCATCAAACAATTCATCTACAACATATGCTCTTTGTAAGGAAATACATACTTGACCTTGATTTGAAAATGCACCCATTACACACTTTGGAACGATGTCGTTTAAATCGACATTGCGATCAATAATGAGTCCTGCATTTGACCCAAGCTCTAAGGCAACTTTTTTCAAGCCCGCTTTTTCACGAATGCCTATTCCAACTGAGGGGCTACCCGTAAAAGTAATCATTTTTATTTTACTGCTCTCTACAAGGGCATCACCGACTATTTTTCCGCTACCAGTTACAACAGTAAAGGCTCCTTTAGGCAAGGCAGTTTGGTCAATAAGTTCAGCTAAAAAAAGAGCAGAGAGTGGTGTTTGTGAGGCAGGCTTTAACACAATTGTATTTCCCGATGCAATCGCTGGTCCTACTTTATGAGCTACTAAATTTTGCGGGAAGTTAAATGGAGTGATCGCTCCAATTACACCTAATGGCTGTTCAATTGTATAACCAAAGCGACCAGCCCCATTTCTTGCAGCATCCATCGGAATCATCTCACCTGTTAGGCGTTTAGCTTCTTCAGCAGCGAATTTATATGTTTCAATTGTGCGATCTATTTCATTTAATGCATATTTCAAAGGTTTGGCTGCTTCGAGAGAAATGATACTAGCTGCCTTTGTACGATTTTCTATCAAGAGCTGCGCAAGCTGTTCTAAAATAGAAGCTCGTTCAAAGGCTGTTAAGGCAGCCATTTTAGCATTTGCAAAATAGGCTGCATCGATTGCCTCTTGTACTTCTTCGCGTGAAGCCTGTGGTATTTCTGCAATAAGCTCCTTTGTATAAGGAGAGTGGAGATCTGCAAACTTATTAGCAGTTTTCCATTCACCATTTACATATAATTGTTTTTTCATCTAATCATCCTTTCAAATTAGACTTCCTTTACTGTCTTTGGTTGATCTTTTGTAAATGTTTTATCTACTTCGCCTTTGAAAAAGTCTTTGCCATAAATCAATAAACATAATACTATTCCTACTGCGAATGCCCATGCAGCCCCTTTAATACAAAGAACAGCTGCAATAATTCCGGCAATTCCTAAATCTGTTTGGCTACGCGCCTCTAAAATACCCACTTTTACACTTACATACCCTTGAATTAATAAAGTTAAAGCTAGAGCAACACCTAATATCGGTTCTACTAAGCTGACGATTGGTAATAGTAATAAACCAGTGTTTGTTCCCCAACGGAAAGAGCCAATACCACCAAAGAAAGAATCCATCGCCTTGCGCCCTTTTTTATAGCGCTCAATCATTACTACTTGCATAGCTGACCATGTTGGACCGCACATCGTTACATCTGGACCGAGAATACTCATAAAAGAATTACGCATACCAAAAATTAAATGTGCTCGACTTGGACTATAACTTAACTTTTCATCTGGACGAGCAGCAGCGCCATCGTCTACTAGTACTTTATTTTGTAATACATCACCAAATAAAACGATATAGGCTGCCAATACGGTAGGGAGACCGCTAATAAACATCATTAGTGGCGGTAGACCTAAGCCAAAGATTGTGTATTCATTCCAAAGTGTTATAAAGTCAGGTGAAGAAAAACCGAACTCAATAGTTGGCCATGGAGCCTCGCCAAATAAAGGTGCTACAATAACTGCGATAATGATTACAGGGAAAATTCCTAGCTTAGCAACGGTTGACCAAAACGCGTTTCTTTTATGAAAAACAGCAAAATGCTTTGAAAATAATAAATAGAAGCCAATGCCAATTGCTATAGAGATTGTCCATGGAAACGTTTCAAAGCGTCCGCCGACTTGGAAGACAGAAATAACAGCCGCAAGTCCAGCACCGAGAATAATTCCTGATTTCATAGCTGCTGGGATAAGCCGTACTACACGCTCTGCTAATCCAGTGGCACCAAGAAAAATGGAAAGTAACCCGAGTGTCATCTGAAAGGCTATAAGAGCATGGACTCGCTCAGGACCTTCAGGGAATTGTTGACAATACAAAGTGATTAACGGAATAGCTGGAGTGATCCAACCAGGAACCGCTGGATCTCCTAATAGATGATGTGTTAAATAAAATAACCCGTTTAGTACAATAATGGCTAATGCAACCTCAAAAGGCATACCTAAAAGAGATGTTAATAATGGAATCGCCGATAAATCTACGGCACACATTAGTAATCCTTGCACATAATCTGGCCACTCAAAACGATAGTGAATAAAAGGCAAGCGAATTTTAAAAGGACCCGCTGGAATATAAGGTGATTCCTCGCCATATTCGCGATTTTTCCATTTCATAGAATATTTCTCCTCCTAAATGTGATAATTAACCCCTTTATTAAAAGCAAATGAAATGTAAGAAAACCTCCTTAAGAATATAATGAATACGTAACCATTTCGGCTCAAAAAATTTTGATGCGCCACACTTATAATGAATGCGTAACCATTTAAGTAATAAAAAAATGATATGGTTACGTATTCATTTAGTAATAAAATATAAAACAAACTCTATTAAAAGTTTGTTTTATATTTTCCGAGTAGTGCTTCTATCAAACACTTTAACAGACTCCGTAATTTTTACGCAACTATTTTTTTTATTTTCAATCATTTCAATTAATTTTTTAATAGCTAGAAATCCTAAATTTTGTTCTGAAATACTACCTACTGTTGTTAACTGTATGGCCCCATGCTGACTTAATTCAACATTATCGATACCAATGATGCTCAGTTCATTAGGAATCGAAATATTACTACGCATTGCGTCATCCAATAAATTAAGAGCTAATGAGTCAGCGCCAGCGCATATAGCGGTAGGGGGATGAGGGGTTTCTGTTAATGTTTGAAAAGCCTGTGAAATGCTTACTTTGGAAGTATCAGTATTAAATATATATGAATCTTTAATTTCGATTTTCGCATCTTGTAGTGCCTGCATAAAACCTAGGAATCTATTATTAAACGTACTTACTGTTAAAGGTCCACCGACCCATGCAAGTTGTTTATGTCCAAGTTCAATAATGTGCTTGGCTGCTAAATATCCTGCTTCAAAATTATCAATTTCTACAAAGTATTCATTATTTTTATGTTTACGGTTATATGTGATAAACGGAATATTCATACGCTTTAATTGCTCAAAGAAGGGGTCATCGATTAAAATACACGATAATACAATTCCATCTACTTTGTGCTCTATAGCAGTTGCATAAGCCTCTGAAAGATTTTTATCATTTACAAATTGTACATTTACACGGTAACCCATATCATTTGCATAATTCACAATAGCCGTAGTCGTATCAACAAAGAATGGATTGTGTAGTGGACCCGAAAGTAATACGATGGTGCCAGTTTTATTTTGAACAAGTGATCGTGCATGAGCATTAGGAATATAGTTAAGCTCATCAATAGCTTTCATTACTTTATCGAGAGTAGGCTTTTTCACCAAATGAGGTGTATTTAAAACGCGAGAAACAGTTGTTTGAGAGACACCTGCATATTTTGCAACATCTTTCGATGAAACCAATAAAATTCCTCCTTCTTACAAATGACTACGTATACATTTAACTATACAGTGAATAACGCTCAGTGACCATGCTTAAATGAGTAATAGAAGATAAAGAAAGCAAGTAGGGGTTCAATATTTTTTTTGATTTTATAAAGTCTATCGTTAAAGTGTTCCGATAAATGTGAGAAACATTCCGATAAGCTTTGAAATTGTTCCGATAAATTCAAAAATTATACCGATAAATCGTGAAAAGGTTCCGACATTTTTATTGAAGATAAGCTTTAAGCCCTGTTAATAGTGACTGACAAATGATGACTGACTCTACTGTATGATTTGTTATTTCAAGAGAATGATCAGCGTTTTCTACAATAGCAAGCTTATGTGAAGAAAGTTGTTCTAATCTTTCTTTAGAGTAGTGAGGGTCAGCTGTACCGATTGCTAGAAATGCCTGCTTCACAAGCAAATTTTTCATAACATGATCAAGTGACAGCAGCGGTGTTAAAAGCACATAGTGAGAAGGGACAGGTGAAGACTGTTGCATATAAAAATCTATGATAGGCAATGTCCCAAGTGATTTACCTATGTATACAGCTTTTGTATAAGATTTTGTACTTAAAATATATTCTACGATAGGATTTGCTGCATTAAAAACTGTTTCTGAAATAGCTTCTGGCTCCTGTCCGAATTGCTGCGGATCAAATGCATAGCATACCTGTACCACATCATAGCCAAGCTCTAGCATCAGTGCAGTGGAATAATAAAGAAGAGGTTTTTCATAGGTATAGCCTGTGCCAGAGAACATAAAACACACTTTGTCGCTAGTGCTATCAAAGTAATTGTATGCAATGCCATTATGTTGTTCTTTTCTTGGTTTGATTTTCATGGAAATACACCCATTTCTTTAATATTTATTCTATAATCTTACTATAACAAGGAGGATGAAATTTATGAAGGCTGTTATCATCAATGAGTTTGGAACTTCTGATGTTTTAAAGTACGTGGAATGCCCAAAGCCCACTATTTCGGCAGGGGAAGTATTACTACGCACGACATATACGAGTGTGAATTTTGCCGATATTAAAAACAGAACAGGAAATAAAGCAAAAGCGATTTTTCCGATGATACTTGGTTTAGATGTCGCTGGTGTAGTTGAAGAGTTTTTTGATGAGAACAGTGATTTTTAAAAGGGGGACCAAGTTATTGCATTCCCGAAAAATGGAGCCTATGCAGAATATGTGGTGGCGAAAGAGCAGCTCGTCTTTAAAATTCCAAATGATGTTCCTTTGGAAAAGGTAGCTGCTGTGCCAACGGTTTCATTTCTATCCTATCTTTTGACACATCAAATAGCTCCAATTAGTACAAATGATAGCGTATTAATTCATGCTGCATCTGGTGGGGTTGGGACAATGCTTATTCAAATGGCGAAGAAGCTAGGTGCCCAAAAAATTATTGGCACGGTTAGTGATATGAAAAAGGCGAAAATTGCCTATGAGCTAGGCGCACATCATGTACTGACATATGATAATTTTAGTGCTCAAGTCAATGAACATACAGATGGTCATGGTGTTAACATTATTTTTGACTCAATTGCAGGAAATATTACGGAAGAGAGCTTTAACTGTTTAGCTCCGTACGGTACGCTAGTGCAATTTGGAAATAGTGGTGGCAAAGCCGGAAATATAAAAACATCTGATTTACATAGTAGCTGTCGCAATGTGAAAGGCTTTAGCTTAGGAACGACTCGAGCTTCTAAGCCAGAAATGCTACAACAAGTTGCGCAGGAGATGTTTACTTTATTGAAGGATGAAAGCTTCCAAGTACCAATTGCTAATATTTTTAAATTAGAGGACATGCAGAAAGCCCATGAATTAATGGAAAGTCGCCAGCATCAAGGGAAAATTTTAATTAAAATATAAATAATCAAACCCTGTATAGATACACGCTATACAGGGTTTTGCTTTAGTTCTTGTAACAAAAAAACAACGTCGTTGAGTAGAAGGGCAAAATCAAGCCCCCTCCAGCAAATCCAGCAGGTGCTTGGGAAAAGAAAAGGCAAGTGCACTACTTGAAAAAATCCATCTTATTGATTCAACCACCATTTCTTTTTGTTTCAGCCAGTATCAGTGAATGAAGTAACAACGAATGTGGACAACTGTTTTGATTGGCTGCATTACTATCCAAATGTTAGGGGTTTAATAATTAAATCTTTAGAGAACAGGGAAGAACGATCAACTATTATGCAGGCTGTAAATAAAGGGAATCTTGGCGAGTACCTTGAAAATGTCGTAGTAGATATCAATATTGAGAAACGATGAAAAGATGACGCCAATGAACTGCGCCCCAATTGTTAGACACATCTAACAATTGGAGGTGCAGTTTTTTATGGTTAAATATACTGCAGAAAATAAATTACAAGCAGTTGAGCGTTACTTAAATGGAAATGAAAGTGCTAATAAAATAGCTAAATCTTTGGGGACTAATAAACAAGCAATCTTTAAATGGATTAAGCAATATGAATACAATGGTGTTGAAGCTTTTCTTCAGCCATATACAAATTACACACTAACGTTTAAAATGGATGTACTAAATTTTATGATTGAAAACGGTACATCCTTAAACGAAACGGCAGCTATATTTAAAATACCTGCCCCTTCAACAATTAGTGTTTGGAGAAAGCAATATGAAACTCAAGGATTAGATGCCCTTCAATCAAAGAAAAAAGGGCGTCCATCCATGAAAAAAGATTTCAATAAACAATCGAAACAAGCACCATTTAAAGACTCTACCGAAGCACTTGAAGCACGTATTAAACAACTAGAGATGGAAAACGAGTATTTAAAAAAGTTGAATGCCTTAGTTCAAAAACAAGGAAAAAAATCACCAAACAGGACAAAGCACAAGTAGTCTATGAGTTAAGGCATAAATATCCGGTGAAAAGCACTTGTAAAAACTCGCTGGCATTCCACGAAGTACGTACTATGATTTAGTAAAAACGTATGAATCGACCGGATCCAGATGCCGATTTAAAAAGCAGAAATAAAGGAGATTTATGAAGAACATGAAGGGCGTTATGGCTATCGCCGTATTCGTGATGAACTAGCGAATCGTGGACAAAAAAAGTGAATCACAAAAAAAGTGCAACGCATCATGAAAGAGCTTGGTTTAAAATGCTTAGTACGTATGAAAAAAATATAAATCCTATAAAGGGAACGTTGGCAAAAATTGCGCCAAATATTTTTAGACCGCAATTTTAAAAGCAGATGCCCCAAATGAAAAAGTGGGTAACAGACATTACGGAATTTAAATTATTCGGTGAAAAAAACTTTATTTATCGCCAGTTTTAGATTTATTTAACGGGGAAATTATTACGTATACAATTGGTTCTAGACCAACCTATTCACTTGTTTCAGATATGTTGGACAAAGCGTTTGAACGTTTACCTGAGCACCATCAGCTACTCATGCATTCCGATCAGGGCTGGCATTATCAAATGGAAAAATATCGTCGCGCCTTAGAATCAAGAGAGATTGTTCAAAG of Lysinibacillus agricola contains these proteins:
- a CDS encoding iron-containing alcohol dehydrogenase — encoded protein: MSEKITFAPISYTGWGALSHLLEEIKRFNAEKILIVTDPFLKDIGLTNQVVNPLQQAGYKTEIYTDVVPEPPLAIGEKLVAYTRDNQFDMVIGVGGGSALDLAKLAGVLATHKGNVADYLNLTGTLQITEKGLPTVLIPTTSGTGSEITNISVLSLETTKDVVTHDNLLADVAIVDPALTISLPPKVTAATGVDALTHAVEAYISKNASPVSDALALQAIRLISNSIRTAVAHGDDKQARIDMSYGSYLAGLAFFNAGVAGVHALAYPLGGQFHLAHGDSNAVLLPYVMGYIRQSCEKRMKDIYDAMGFSSTNLSQEEASYKCVAELKRLVEDVNIPSSLKGFNIPKEALEGLTNDGIEQRRILARSPMPLSKADIYTIYKAAYDGIIVEPTK
- a CDS encoding LacI family DNA-binding transcriptional regulator, with the protein product MVSSKDVAKYAGVSQTTVSRVLNTPHLVKKPTLDKVMKAIDELNYIPNAHARSLVQNKTGTIVLLSGPLHNPFFVDTTTAIVNYANDMGYRVNVQFVNDKNLSEAYATAIEHKVDGIVLSCILIDDPFFEQLKRMNIPFITYNRKHKNNEYFVEIDNFEAGYLAAKHIIELGHKQLAWVGGPLTVSTFNNRFLGFMQALQDAKIEIKDSYIFNTDTSKVSISQAFQTLTETPHPPTAICAGADSLALNLLDDAMRSNISIPNELSIIGIDNVELSQHGAIQLTTVGSISEQNLGFLAIKKLIEMIENKKNSCVKITESVKVFDRSTTRKI
- a CDS encoding aldehyde dehydrogenase family protein yields the protein MKKQLYVNGEWKTANKFADLHSPYTKELIAEIPQASREEVQEAIDAAYFANAKMAALTAFERASILEQLAQLLIENRTKAASIISLEAAKPLKYALNEIDRTIETYKFAAEEAKRLTGEMIPMDAARNGAGRFGYTIEQPLGVIGAITPFNFPQNLVAHKVGPAIASGNTIVLKPASQTPLSALFLAELIDQTALPKGAFTVVTGSGKIVGDALVESSKIKMITFTGSPSVGIGIREKAGLKKVALELGSNAGLIIDRNVDLNDIVPKCVMGAFSNQGQVCISLQRAYVVDELFDEFIDKFSALTKELIIGDPLEQNTDISAMIHPNEQERALNWVQEAVQNGAEIVTGGQIENGVFMPTILTNVASNLKVSCQEVFAPIVIVNRIASIEEGILAINDSNFGLQAGIFTKDIQTAFTASKQLEVGGVIINDIPTYRVDQMPYGGVKQSGTGKEGLKYAIHEMTETKLVVWNQQ